The Triticum dicoccoides isolate Atlit2015 ecotype Zavitan chromosome 6A, WEW_v2.0, whole genome shotgun sequence genome has a window encoding:
- the LOC119317597 gene encoding putative protein FAR1-RELATED SEQUENCE 10 isoform X1, which yields MLAHIAWPAIPFSKHCPSGPRPIASCCSFLQFVFLLRIETLEAAPWTCPLKQRAIPNRGDLHSGGGDAGFLGEDPLLQVCSEATSGWTRRVRIRKAPTECELKPNRKSSLELSMWAFILKRDGNVVNPAVGTSFDSLDEAYQFYNLYSWELGFGIRYSKSRLNVERMKCMQEIVCGCAGKPERENTRSTRCGCAARIRLLRSDDNGWYISEHRAAHNHSLSSTCGEKMHWPSHRLIDRYTKDHVRQLRENNVSLGKVFSIVGRFFGSVDNVPFTKRSLKTLCCKLNKEQSDSDARKTMDILAEMKENDPEFNYNRA from the exons ATGTTGGCCCACATCGCGTGGCCAGCTATCCCTTTCTCAAAGCACTGTCCGTCAGGGCCCAGACCCATCGCCTCCTGCTGCTCCTTTCTCCAGTTCGTCTTCCTCCTCCGGATCGAGACCTTGGAGGCTGCTCCATGGACCTGTCCATTGAAACAGAGGGCGATTCCGAACAGAG GGGACCTTCATAGCGGTGGCGGAGATGCCGGATTTCTTGGCGAGGACCCGCTCTTGCAAGTTTGTTCGGAGGCCACGAGCGGATGGACACGCAG GGTAAGGATCAGAAAGGCCCCCACTGAGTGCGAGCTCAAACCTAACCGGAAAAGTTCCCTTGAATTATCCATGTGGGCGTTCATATTGAAAAGGGATGGCAATGTTGTCAACCCAGCTGTCGGGACTTCATTTGATTCATTGGATGAAGCCTATCAATTCTACAATTTGTATTCGTGGGAGCTTGGATTCGGAATAAGGTATTCAAAAAGCAGGCTAAATGTGGAGCGGATGAAGTGCATGCAGGAGATAGTCTGTGGATGTGCG GGTAAACCAGAGAGGGAGAATACACGATCAACACGGTGCGGCTGTGCTGCCCGGATCAGGCTGCTTCGGTCGGACGACAATGGATGGTATATTTCAGAGCACCGGGCGGCACACAACCACTCTTTGTCAAGCACTTGTGGTGAGAAAATGCATTGGCCGTCACACAGGCTCATTGACCGGTATACTAAGGATCATGTTAGGCAGCTTAGAGAGAACAATGTCAGTCTTGGAAAGGTTTTTAGCATAGTTGGTAGATTTTTTGGATCAGTTGATAATGTGCCATTTACAAAACGATCACTGAAGACGCTGTGTTGCAAGTTGAACAAGGAGCAGTCTGATTCAGATGCCCGGAAAACAATGGACATACTTGCGGAGATGAAGGAAAACGATCCAGAATTCAACTATAACAGAGCCTAA
- the LOC119317597 gene encoding putative protein FAR1-RELATED SEQUENCE 10 isoform X2, translated as MDLSIETEGDSEQRLSRGHAGPAGAARPVESQASISVAEADIRRAGDLHSGGGDAGFLGEDPLLQVCSEATSGWTRRVRIRKAPTECELKPNRKSSLELSMWAFILKRDGNVVNPAVGTSFDSLDEAYQFYNLYSWELGFGIRYSKSRLNVERMKCMQEIVCGCAGKPERENTRSTRCGCAARIRLLRSDDNGWYISEHRAAHNHSLSSTCGEKMHWPSHRLIDRYTKDHVRQLRENNVSLGKVFSIVGRFFGSVDNVPFTKRSLKTLCCKLNKEQSDSDARKTMDILAEMKENDPEFNYNRA; from the exons ATGGACCTGTCCATTGAAACAGAGGGCGATTCCGAACAGAG GCTTAGCCGCGGGCATGCGGGCCCTGCTGGTGCTGCCCGGCCTGTAGAGTCCCAGGCTTCTATCAGCGTCGCCGAGGCTGACATTCGCCGTGCAGGGGACCTTCATAGCGGTGGCGGAGATGCCGGATTTCTTGGCGAGGACCCGCTCTTGCAAGTTTGTTCGGAGGCCACGAGCGGATGGACACGCAG GGTAAGGATCAGAAAGGCCCCCACTGAGTGCGAGCTCAAACCTAACCGGAAAAGTTCCCTTGAATTATCCATGTGGGCGTTCATATTGAAAAGGGATGGCAATGTTGTCAACCCAGCTGTCGGGACTTCATTTGATTCATTGGATGAAGCCTATCAATTCTACAATTTGTATTCGTGGGAGCTTGGATTCGGAATAAGGTATTCAAAAAGCAGGCTAAATGTGGAGCGGATGAAGTGCATGCAGGAGATAGTCTGTGGATGTGCG GGTAAACCAGAGAGGGAGAATACACGATCAACACGGTGCGGCTGTGCTGCCCGGATCAGGCTGCTTCGGTCGGACGACAATGGATGGTATATTTCAGAGCACCGGGCGGCACACAACCACTCTTTGTCAAGCACTTGTGGTGAGAAAATGCATTGGCCGTCACACAGGCTCATTGACCGGTATACTAAGGATCATGTTAGGCAGCTTAGAGAGAACAATGTCAGTCTTGGAAAGGTTTTTAGCATAGTTGGTAGATTTTTTGGATCAGTTGATAATGTGCCATTTACAAAACGATCACTGAAGACGCTGTGTTGCAAGTTGAACAAGGAGCAGTCTGATTCAGATGCCCGGAAAACAATGGACATACTTGCGGAGATGAAGGAAAACGATCCAGAATTCAACTATAACAGAGCCTAA